A region of Zeugodacus cucurbitae isolate PBARC_wt_2022May chromosome 5, idZeuCucr1.2, whole genome shotgun sequence DNA encodes the following proteins:
- the LOC105216191 gene encoding uncharacterized protein LOC105216191 translates to MISDDGVLQIELDNLENGEIIKHTLLLIKGHIRQKRQANKCREQQIYLQVKRGDATWELQLQSNISRTGQFKLLCDFGQLEVETANTRIPLQLKFSYCNIVRQCEILYETSAYCKTDYRLQSLYITCCNQQPTPSQVLENCEKINLNLRLVQCVYAEQLRSAGYDRSTYTLNSDCKIFETRLTCEEVWEQSEESLWQNFAKEILNSTTWGGEDKLKFVAFIGCTKYDGAAVAATGDFSYTNIRKHLKGHAALGGGGLALFGAAYLYAWPQRFDEINACFGSNKLVDLTQLPDDSNYRRTYGGVYATTLGAVVHEIGHTFDLGHTKDGVMGNGFDYINRVFTIDNLTENLPERVIQVPAPVLSTQTVAGPRVTQLKRTPNTFLEKYHEQKTNDSFYFTRNCVIILAHNKWFGYSHGPAAVQHTDSALIKYDSINGCVLSEAHGNPLCLIEVRSVDNSLVKYWYEPQSNQESDEIYKFHLPKEALQALEKHHYLFVLTRSGAAKRLCEH, encoded by the coding sequence ATGATTAGCGATGATGGTGTGCTTCAGATAGAACTAGATAATCTAGAGAACGGCGAAATTATAAAACACACGTTACTACTAATTAAGGGGCACATTCGTCAAAAGCGACAGGCAAACAAGTGTAGagaacaacaaatttatttacaagtcAAGCGAGGCGACGCAACGTGGGAGTTGCAGCTACAATCAAACATTTCCAGAACTGGGCAGTTCAAACTACTTTGTGATTTCGGTCAACTTGAAGTGGAGACAGCCAACACGCGTATACCATTGCAACTAAAGTTTAGCTACTGCAACATTGTGCGTCAATGTGAAATCTTGTATGAAACTAGCGCTTACTGCAAAACCGACTATCGTCTGCAATCATTGTATATCACATGTTGCAATCAGCAGCCTACACCGTCGCAAGTGCttgaaaattgcgaaaaaatcaatttgaatCTACGCTTGGTGCAGTGCGTATATGCCGAACAGTTGCGGTCTGCTGGTTACGATAGAAGTACTTATACCCTGAATAGcgattgcaaaatatttgaaacacgcTTAACATGTGAAGAAGTGTGGGAGCAGTCTGAAGAAAGTTTATGGCAAAATTTTGCCAAAGAAATACTCAACTCAACCACTTGGGGTGGTGAggataaattgaaatttgttgcaTTCATCGGTTGTACAAAATACGATGGTGCAGCAGTAGCGGCAACAGGAGATTTCTCTTACACAAACATACGCAAACATTTAAAGGGCCACGCCGCACTGGGTGGTGGTGGTCTAGCGCTTTTCGGTGCcgcatatttatatgcatggcCACAGCGCTTCGATGAAATCAATGCATGTTTTGGCAGCAACAAATTGGTTGATCTCACACAACTACCAGATGACAGCAACTATCGGCGTACATATGGTGGTGTTTATGCAACTACTTTAGGTGCTGTGGTGCATGAAATTGGACACACCTTTGACTTGGGTCATACGAAAGATGGTGTGATGGGCAATGGTTTCGATTATATTAATCGTGTTTTTACAATAGACAATTTGACTGAAAATCTTCCAGAGCGTGTCATACAGGTGCCAGCGCCGGTATTAAGTACCCAAACCGTGGCGGGTCCGCGTGTTACACAGCTCAAACGTACCCCAAATACATTTCTGGAAAAATATCACGAACAAAAGACAAATgactcattttattttacgcGAAATTGTGTAATTATTTTAGCACATAACAAATGGTTTGGATATTCGCATGGTCCTGCCGCTGTGCAGCATACGGATAGTGCACTTATAAAATATGATTCCATTAATGGCTGTGTGCTTAGTGAAGCTCATGGTAATCCACTGTGTCTGATTGAGGTGCGTAGCGTTGACAACAGTTTGGTAAAATACTGGTATGAGCCGCAGTCTAACCAAGAGTCCGacgaaatttataaattccaCTTGCCAAAGGAAGCACTCCAAGCGCTCGAAAAGCATCACTATTTGTTCGTGCTTACACGATCGGGCGCAGCGAAGCGTTTGTGCGAGCATTGA
- the LOC105216190 gene encoding putative inositol monophosphatase 3 → MSQTKRREKMGRTIHIHRVPAAIALITITLILVYFVNFHQDERPAVYGLLRNQNKVNLRKLLIGAIQAAQRGGMEVLDVAQSRDLRERSKGKTDEGANDPFTDADGRSHCVMKEGLHRIFPRVKIYSEEDKESCSNVNTFDLDPTVLHETADLPNELVDIKDITVWIDPLDATQEFTEKLYQYVTTMVCVAVRGKPIIGVIHSPFIGQTAWAWVDRSMSEYLASIHPVNPDTSNPLITVSRSHAGSVKDLTRNVFGEKSEILTAAGAGYKVLQVISNNATAYLHSTKIKKWDICAGDAILNALGGVMTNLKDELIDYGPDGSPVNDQGLLASLKNHDEYIDKLMEYRKSHNAPAHS, encoded by the exons ATGAGCCAAACGAAACGAAGAGAAAAAATGGGGCGCACGATACATATCCATCGAGTGCCCGCTGCCATTGCTCTCATCACGATAACACTTATTCTAGTGTATTTCGTAAATTTCCATCAGGATGAACGACCTGCTGTATATGGATTGCTACGCAAtcaaaataaagtgaatttgCGCAAACTGCTTATTGGTGCCATACAGGCAGCACAACGCGGTGGTATGGAAGTGCTGGACGTGGCGCAATCGCGAGATTTAAGAGAACGTAGTAAAGGTAAAACCGATGAGGGCGCGAACGATCCGTTCACGGATGCGGATGGACGTTCTCATTGTGTGATGAAAGAAGGGTTACATCGTATTTTCCCACGCGTAAAAATATACTCTGAGGAAGATAAAGAGAGCTGCAGCAATGTGAACACTTTCGATTTGGATCCAACAGTACTACACGAAACAGCCGACCTGCCTAATGAATTGGTTGACATAAAAGACATCACAGTATGGATTGATCCACTAGACGCAACTCAAGAATTTACAG AAAAACTTTATCAATACGTCACAACCATGGTGTGTGTAGCAGTGAGAGGAAAGCCTATAATCGGTGTTATACACAGTCCGTTTATAGGACAAACCGCATGGGCTTGGGTGGATCGTTCAATGTCTGAATATTTAGCATCCATACACCCTGTTAATCCAGATACTTCAAATCCACTTATAACGGTGTCACGTTCTCACGCTGGTAGCGTAAAAGATTTGACACGCAatgttttcggtgaaaagtcgGAGATCTTAACGGCTGCCGGCGCTGGTTATAAAGTCCTGCAAGTAATATCCAACAATGCCACGGCGTAtttacattcaacgaagattaaGAAATGGGACATTTGTGCGGGAGATGCTATTTTAAATGCCTTGGGCGGTGTTATGACGAATCTCAAGGATGAGTTGATTGATTATGGTCCAGATGGTTCACCAGTCAATGATCAGGGATTATTAGCCTCGCTTAAGAATCATGATGAGTATATCGATAAATTGATGGAGTATCGAAAGAGCCACAATGCGCCTGCACACAGCTag
- the LOC105216188 gene encoding diphosphomevalonate decarboxylase, translated as MFVETCIAPVNIALIKYWGKRDEELILPINDSLSATLSTDDMCAKTTAAAAASFADNVMWLNGEEVPFEQNPRLMRCLKELQQLAIAKGNLKFPIEWKLHIASRNNFPTAAGLASSAAGYACLVYTLAQLYGVESEELTAIARQGSGSACRSLHGGFVRWHMGTDHDGTDSVALPIVPAEHWQDFHILILVVNDSRKKTSSTVGMKRCVETSDLLKYRAQHCVPQRIAAITDAIKQHDFPKLAEITMRDTNQFHAIALDTFPPCVYMNDVSHAIVEFVHAFNKAAGEVKLAYSFDAGPNACLFLLEKDVSTALAAIQTSFPNDAGESVEYVKGIPIKCVEINAFSGDLPKHDKNLFKYIIHTRIGTGPQRLDKSQSLLNISTGLPFEN; from the exons atgtttgtggaAACATGTATTGCACCTGTAAACATTGCGCTAATCAAATATT GGGGCAAGCGGGATGAGGAACTCATATTACCCATCAACGATTCGCTGAGCGCGACCCTTAGCACCGACGAT ATGTGCGCAAAGACAACAGCCGCTGCAGCAGCTTCCTTTGCAGATAACGTTATGTGGTTGAATGGTGAAGAGGTGCCATTTGAGCAGAATCCACGTTTGATGCGTTGTTTGAAGGAGC tacaaCAACTTGCGATTGCTAAAGGAAATCTAAAGTTCCCCATAGAGTGGAAGCTACACATAGCATCACGTAATAATTTTCCGACTGCTGCGGGTTTGGCATCAAGCGCAGCTGGTTACGCTTGTCTAGTATATACACTAGCGCAGCTGTATGGCGTTGAAAGTGAAGAATTAACGGCGATTGCACGCCAAGGTAGCGGTTCTGCATGTCGCAGCTTACACGGTGGTTTTGTACGTTGGCACATGGGTACAGATCATGATGGTACTGATTCAGTAGCATTGCCCATTGTACCGGCGGAACATTGGCAGGACTTTCATATacttatattggtggtaaacgATTCGCGTAAGAAGACCAGCTCGACCGTCGGTATGAAACGTTGTGTTGAAACATCTGATTTGTTAAAATACCGCGCACAGCATTGCGTACCACAGCGTATAGCTGCAATAACCGATGCAATCAAACAACATGATTTCCCCAAATTGGCAGAGATTACTATGCGTGATACGAATCAGTTTCATGCTATTGCCTTGGACACATTTCCACCATGTGTATACATGAATGATGTGTCACATGCAATTGTGGAATTTGTTCACGCTTtcaacaaagcagcgggagAAGTAAAGTTGGCTTACTCTTTTGATGCCGGGCCAAATGCTTGCCTTTTTCTTTTGGAAAAAGATGTCAGCACTGCACTGGCGGCAATACAAACTAGTTTTCCAAATGATGCAGGCGAGAGTGTGGAATACGTTAAGGGTATACCAATAAAGTGTGTAGAG atcaaCGCTTTTAGTGGTGATTTgccaaaacatgacaagaatctttttaaatacataatccATACAAGAATTGGAACTGGACCACAACGTCTCGATAAAAGCCAAAGCCTTTTGAATATTAGTACTGGTTTAccatttgaaaattga
- the LOC105216189 gene encoding coatomer subunit beta, which yields MALAEGPCYTIINSPDIEVPNEMQLKQDLEKGDTNVKIETLKKVIQMLLNGERLSGLIMTIIRFVLPVQNHQIKKLLLIFWEIVPKTSADGKLLQEMILVCDAYRKDLQHPNEFLRGSTLRFLCKLKEPELLEPLMPAIRVCLEHRHSYVRRNAVLAIFTIYKNFDWLVPDGPELIANFLETQQDMSCKRNAFLMLLHADQERALNYLASCIDQVNNFGDILQLVIVELIYKVCHANPSERSRFIRCIYNLLNSSSNAVRYEAAGTLITLSSAPTAIRAAASCYIELIVGDSDNNVKLIVLDRLIAMKENENMEKVMQDLVMDILRVLAAPDIEVRRKTLALAMDLVSSRNIEEMVLVLKKEVSKTHNVEHEDTGKYRQLLVRTLHSCSIKFPDVAANVIPVLVEFLSDTNEFAAADVLIFIREAIQKFPSLRALIIERLIEAFPQIKSSKIHRAAVWILGEYVDNKEQILEVTETIIQTLGDIPMVEAEQKRLAGEQTDEGQKTTETNTASAGNKVTSDGTYATQSAFSLAPVAKKEKRPPLRQYLMDGDFFIGAALSATLTKLALRYAELEADVRQQNRLTTQVMLIMSSILHLGKSGFPTKPITNDDIDRIFICLRTLSERTKEAVEVFQHYCRDALGKMLDAQHEEDQRILKEKQRAAAKVQPDDPVAFAQLSNGRDNQLGENVFETSLNQALAGTKSTNLSDITSPNNKLNKVTQLTGFSDPVYAEAYVNVNQYDIVLDVLIVNQTNDTLQNCTLELATLGDLKLVERPHPVVLAPHDFCNIKANVKVSSTENGIIFGNIVYDTSINTNVVVLNTIHIDIMDYIIPASCTDTEFRQMWQDFEWENKVTVNTTFTDLHEYLKHLLKSTNMKCLTPEKALSGQCGFMAANMYAKSIFGENALANLSIEKPVDDPDSKVTGHIRIRAKSQGMALSLGDKISSSQKQSVQAA from the exons ATGGCGTTGGCCGAGGGACCTTGCTATACAATCATCAACTCGCCGGACATCGAGGTACCGAACGAGATGCAACTTAAACAAGACCTCGAGAAAGGCGATACCAATGTGAAAATCGAAACattgaaaaaagttatacagATGTTGTTGAACGGCGAACGACTATCGGGCCTGATAATGACTATCATCAGATTTGTGCTTCCGGTACAAAATCACCAAATCAAAAAACTATTACTCATCTTCTGGGAGATAGTGCCGAAAACCTCAGCCGATGGCAAACTTTTGCAAGAAATGATATTGGTGTGTGATGCATACCGCAAGGACTTGCAACACCCCAATGAATTTCTACGTGGCTCAACTCTACGTTTTCTATGTAAACTAAAAGAGCCCGAGCTTTTGGAGCCACTTATGCCGGCCATACGTGTGTGTCTGGAACATCGTCATTCTTATGTGCGACGAAATGCAGTTTTGGCCATTTTCACCATATACAAAAATTTCGATTGGTTAGTGCCCGATGGTCCAGAGTTGATTGCTAATTTCTTAGAAACTCAACAGGATATGTCTTGCAAGCGTAATGCTTTTTTGATGCTGCTGCATGCCGATCAAGAACGTGCACTCAACTATCTGGCTTCTTGCATTGATCAAGTAAACAACTTTGGTGATATTCTGCAACTGGTCATTGTGGAGCTCATCTACAAAGTTTGCCATGCCAATCCATCGGAACGTTCACGTTTCATACGTTGTATTTACAACTTGCTTAACTCATCATCAAATGCTGTGCGTTATGAAGCGGCTGGCACACTCATTACACTCTCATCTGCACCGACCGCTATACGTGCTGCAGCTAGTTGCTACATTGAGTTGATTGTCGGTGATAGCGATAATAATGTCAAACTGATTGTATTGGATCGTTTAATTGCGATGAAAGAAAATGAGAATATGGAGAAAGTGATGCAAGATTTAGTAATGGATATACTACGTGTACTGGCCGCACCAGACATCGAAGTGCGTCGTAAGACATTGGCACTTGCCATGGACCTGGTCTCCTCACGCAATATTGAGGAAATGGTGCTTGTGCTAAAGAAAGAAGTTTCCAAAACTCACAATGTTGAGCATGAAGACACTGGCAAATATCGTCAATTGCTTGTACGCACATTACACTCTTGCTCCATTAAGTTCCCCGATGTGGCCGCAAATGTAATACCCGTGCTGGTTGAATTCCTTTCCGATACAAATGAATTTGCTGCCGCCGATGTATTGATTTTCATACGTGAAGCTATACAGAAATTCCCCTCACTGCGTGCGCTGATCATTGAGCGTTTAATCGAAGCATTCCCACAAATAAAATCGTCGAAAATACATCGTGCAGCTGTTTGGATATTGGGTGAATATGTAGACAACAAAGAGCAGATACTTGAGGTAACCGAAACCATAATACAAACTTTGGGCGATATACCAATGGTGGAAGCCGAGCAGAAACGTCTAGCGGGTGAGCAGACAGATGAGGGACAGAAAACCACTGAGACCAATACGGCTTCGGCGGGCAATAAAGTCACCTCGGATGGTACATATGCCACGCAAAGCGCATTCAGCTTGGCGCC TGTCGCTAAGAAGGAGAAACGTCCACCACTACGTCAATATTTAATGGATGGTGATTTCTTTATTGGCGCTGCACTCTCAGCTACACTTACTAAACTGGCACTACGTTATGCCGAGTTGGAAGCTGATGTG CGTCAACAAAATCGTTTAACTACCCAAGTTATGCTCATTATGAGTTCCATTTTGCATCTGGGCAAATCAGGTTTCCCCACCAAACCCATCACCAATGATGACATCGATCGCATCTTCATTTGTTTGCGCACGCTGAGTGAACGCACCAAAGAGGCCGTTGAAGTATTCCAACATTATTGCCGCGACGCACTCGGCAAAATGCTTGATGCCCAACATGAGGAGGATCAACGTATTTTGAAAGAGAAACAACGCGCCGCCGCCAAGGTACAGCCTGATGATCCCGTGGCATTTGCACAACTCTCTAATGGGCGTGACAATCAATTGGGCGAGAATGTGTTTGAAACTAGTTTGAATCAAGCTTTGGCCGGCACTAAGTCGACCAATTTGAGCGACATCACTTCGCCCAATAACAAACTCAATAAGGTAACACAATTGACCGGCTTCTCTGATCCCGTCTACGCTGAGGCTTATGTAAATGTCAATCAGTATGACATCGTTTTGGATGTGTTGATTGTGAATCAAACAA ACGACACGCTACAAAATTGCACGCTCGAATTGGCAACTTTGGGTGAtttgaaattggttgaacgtccaCATCCAGTGGTATTGGCGCCACATGATTTCTGCAACATAAAGGCAAATGTGAAGGTTTCGTCCACAGAGAATGGCATCATTTTCGGCAATATCG TTTACGACACAAGCATCAATACAAATGTTGTTGTGCTGAACACCATACATATTGACATTATGGATTATATAATACCCGCTTCTTGCACTGACACAGAATTCAGACAAATGTGGCAAGATTTCGAATGGGAGAATAAG GTAACTGTAAATACCACATTCACCGATTTGCATGAATATTTGAAACACTTGTTGAAGAGTACCAATATGAAATGTTTGACACCAGAGAAGGCGCTCAGCGGTCAATGCGGCTTTATGGCTGCCAATATGTATGCGAA atCAATCTTTGGCGAAAACGCGCTTGCCAACCTTAGCATTGAGAAACCCGTGGACGATCCCGATTCCAAGGTGACCGGTCATATACGCATACGTGCTAAAAGCCAG GGCATGGCTCTAAGCTTAGGCGATAAGATCAGTTCATCACAGAAACAGTCAGTGCAGGCCGCTTAA